A single region of the Vicia villosa cultivar HV-30 ecotype Madison, WI linkage group LG4, Vvil1.0, whole genome shotgun sequence genome encodes:
- the LOC131598779 gene encoding NDR1/HIN1-like protein 10 has product MCFRHWFLCLYCTIYTLIFLLITTSIIFLIVISPSSVKFHITDATLTEFNLTNNNLYYNFKVNITARNPNNNIIVYYRRITAIAWYKDNEFSYVSLAPFDQGHKNTTYLGPIEFKGNRVINLGRKQLDEYSEETRLGVYNDLAVDLDVRIRAKFGSFFKSGRFNPPVVQCRRLSIPLVSSSKGNSSSPSIFSFRVRRCSSGSFFTDRDADAAAA; this is encoded by the coding sequence ATGTGTTTCAGACACTGGTTTTTGTGCCTCTATTGCACAATCTACACCCTAATATTCTTACTCATAACCACCTCAATCATCTTCTTGATAGTAATCTCCCCCTCAAGCGTGAAGTTCCACATAACCGACGCTACTCTCACCGAGTTCAACCTCACAAACAACAACTTATACTACAACTTCAAAGTCAACATCACAGCAAGAAACCctaacaacaacatcatcgtctATTACCGAAGAATCACCGCGATTGCTTGGTACAAAGACAATGAATTCAGTTATGTGAGTTTGGCACCCTTTGATCAAGGTCACAAGAATACAACATATCTTGGACCTATAGAGTTCAAAGGGAACCGTGTGATTAATCTAGGACGTAAACAACTTGATGAGTATAGCGAAGAGACGCGGCTCGGGGTTTACAATGATTTGGCGGTTGATTTGGATGTTCGAATTAGAGCTAAGTTTGGAAGCTTTTTTAAGAGTGGACGGTTTAATCCACCGGTTGTGCAGTGTCGTCGGTTGAGCATTCCTTTGGTTTCTTCTTCCAAGGGTAACTCATCGTCACCATCAATATTTTCTTTTAGAGTCAGAAGATGTAGTAGTGGTTCTTTCTTTACAGATCGTGATGCAGATGCAGCAGCAGCTTGA